The genomic stretch ATTTAGTATAATTTTGCATTCATGCAGACTCTTTGTCAATGTATTTGTGTAATTCAGCATAAGTTTCGTCACTTTCGAGTCATTGCATATTCTCTGTCTTTACACTAAGTGCCCCGGCAAGCATGCAAAAAGGCCGCTGTTCAACAAACTTTACAGTCCGTTTGACAGCGGCTTCTTATTTCCTTATCTGGCTTTTGCTGGCTCGACGTTTACCTTACGGCCTTTGATCATGTTTTGATGCATGCAACTAAGGACGCGGCTGGCATGCTGTTCCGGTACTTCCACAAAAGTAAATTTATCATAGATGTTGATCATCCCGATAATATTGCCGGGAATTCCGCTTTCATCGGCTATCCAGCGCACAATGTCCTGAGGGCGAACTTGTTGGAGGCGGCCGATGTTCATAAAGAGGCGAACCATGCCAGGAGCTGCTCCCGTATTGCCAAATGCAATATCCGCTTCTTCCTCTTCGCTTCGTTCATTAGCACCTTCTACAGCATATTTCAAGGCTGCAGCAGCCACATCTACAGAATCATATTCTTCCAGCAAGGAACCCACAATAGATCGATAGGTTCCGAGATGGCTCCGTTGTATAATCTTAACCAATTGATTCTTGAGGTTTTCTGCTTGTCGTTCACTGACATCGGCTAAGGTCGGTAATTCTTTACGCACAATCCGCGTCTTGATTAAACGTTCAATCAAGCGGAGTTGTCGATATTCCCTTGAGGAAACCAGCGTAATCGCCTGACCCTTTCTCCCTGCTCTTCCTGTACGGCCGATACGATGCACATAAGATTCCGGATCTTGAGGGATATCGAAGTTAATGACATGGGTCACATTATCGATGTCGAGTCCTCTGGCTGCTACGTCAGTAGCTACAAGGAGTTCCACTTTTCCATCACGGAATTTTTTCATCACGCGATCTCTTTGTTGTTGGCTTAAATCTCCATGTAAAGCATCCGCAAAATACCCTCTGGCCTCTAAGGCAGCTACAAGCTCATCGACACCGCGCTTGGTTCGGCAAAAAATGATGGCTTGACCGATATCTTCCATATCGATAATCCGACAAAGAGCATCAACCTTGATTTTTTCTCTAGTTTCATAAAACACCTGTTCAATCAAAGGCACTGTAAGCTCATCACGACTTACCGCAACCGACTTAGGCTGATGCATATAGTTTTGAGCCAGCTTCTTGATTTCTATCGGCATGGTTGCTGAAAACAGCATCATTTGACGTTCTTCGGGAGGGACTTGCCTAAGGATGGTTTCGATATCTTCCACAAAGCCCATATCCAACATTTCATCAGCTTCATCCAAGACGACCATCTTGACATATTGAAGTTTTAAAGTTCCTCGATTAAGGTGATCAAGCACCCGACCTGGTGTTCCGACCACGACTTGACTGCCAAAGCGAAGGGCCCGAATTTGTCGGTCGATGGACTGACCTCCATAAATCGGTAGTGGTTTGATATGGCGGTATTTACCAATCTTACTGATTTCCTCTGATACCTGAACCGCAAGTTCGCGGGTTGGGGTCAAAATCAGGGCTTGGACTGCCTGAAACTTTGGATTGACCTTTTCACAAATGGGAATGCCAAAGGCTGCGGTTTTTCCTGTGCCGGTTTGCGCCTGCCCAATCAAATCCACCCCATCCATAGCTACAGGAATAGCTTCCTTCTGAATTGGCGAGGGTTCCTCGAACCCCATTTCTGATAATGCCTGTAAAACTTGTTTGCTTAAATTAATTTCACCAAAGGCTTGTAAACGTTCTGCACTCAATCGAATATTAACCCCTTTCACTTTTCAACAAATAACAGCGAATCCAATCCAAGGCAGCTTGAACAGAGAGCTGACGAATTGAATTTCTTCCTCCATGAAACTGAAACTTATTCGCTTTAATCCCTTCCGAGGTAGCTAAGCCAATATACACTAAGCCAACAGGCTTTTCCTGGCTACCTCCTCCGGGTCCGGCAATTCCCGTAATACTAATACCTAGATCTGTTTTGGTACGCTCGCGGACGCCTGCGGCCATCTCTCGTGCTGTCTCAGCACTGACAGCCCCAAATTGAGCTAAGGTCTGGGCGCTTACTCCTAAAAAATTCTCTTTCATAGCATTGGAATAGCTTATGACCCCACCTAAATAAAAGTCCGAGCTACCCGGTTGCTCTGTAAGCAACGCTCCCAGCGTTCCACCCGTGCAGGATTCGGCTGTGGAAAGCGTTAATTGCTTTTTCTTTAAGCTCTCACTCACGAGCCTCAGCATCGTATCCTCATCCGTCCCAAACACCCGGCCCCCAAGTCGTTCACGAATAGCAAACTCAGCTTGATCGAGAACTTCCAAGGACTCGGTAGCATTTCCTCTCACCACAATGCGGATATGCATCTCCGTAGGTTTACATAACAAGGTTATACTGGGGTTTTTTCTACCAACAAAATCTTGAAGACTTTCCTCTAAATCAGACTCCCCTAAGCCTACAACCTTGATTGTTCGAACATACATTCTCGCCATATCTCCTTGAGCTTTTTGCTCCAAAAAAGGCCACACATATTCCTTAAACATAGGCTCCATCTCTGTCGGTGGGCCCGGTAAAAGTATGACAGTTTTATTGCTTTTTTGAAGAATAACCCCCGGCGCTGTTCCCTGGTGATTGGGAAGAACTTGGGATCCTTCAGGAAAGTATGCTTGCTTCCTTTCCGTCTCAGGCATTTCTGTGCCCCTTAGGACGAAAAATTCCTGAATCCTTTCTAGGCTGGTCGGGTCAAGTAACATTTTTAAGCTAAATACTTGAGCAATGAGCTCCTTAGAGAGGTCATCCTCCGTTGGTCCCGTCCCCCCGGTAATAAGAAGCAGATCCGATCTTTCTATACCTTGTATGATTACCTTCCCCAACCGTTCCTTATTATCTCCTACGGTGGTATGATAATCTACTTCAATTCCTAATTCAGATAACTTTCCTGTTAGATAGTGTGCACTCGTATTTAAGGTCTGTCCTAATAGTATTTCCGTTCCTGTTGCGACAATTTCAGCTTTCATGATATTTTATCACTCTCCTCCTTTAAACGCAAACGATAATGCTTAGTTTTAGTTATAAGCAACTCTTTCTAAATTATTTCTCTTCTTTTCTGAACTTATCCTCTTTATTCCTGTCAATCATTAATCGCCAACAAGAAAAAGAAGCCCTTACAATCGAGAGCTCCTCCTAAAAATTCAAATCCAAGTAAATATGCGTTTTCTCACTTCATTAGGCAGCTTCTTCCTCAATAAGTACGCGAAGTTTTTCACCATCGAGTACTTCGTCCCTTTTTAATACAGCAACTAATCTCTCCAACGTTTCCCTGCTACCGAGAATAATCTCGCGAGTTCGATTTTCCAATTGGCTTAGAATCTCACAGGTTACTTTTTGGCGCTGATCTGCACCTAATTTCTCTACATCAACTACACCTAGGGAGGACATCCCCGATGCCATCATTTTTCCTACCATCTGCAAAGCTTGTTGATAATCGCCTGCGGCTCCGGTACTCCGTGCACCGAGAACCGTTTCCTCAGCTATTGCACCTGCTAAGGCAACCATAATTTGTTCTTCAATCATGACTTGCGTGTAAAGATAGAGATCATCTTTGGGATAATGACGAACATACCCTAAAGCATTACCCCGGGATCGAATAGAAATCTGAGCTACCGAATGAGGTCGCACATATTCGGCTAATAAAGCATGCCCGCCTTCGTGAACCGCCACACGCTGCAATTCTTCGTCCGTAGGTTTTCTATCCAGCTTCTCCCCTAAGAGAACCTTTTCTACTGCTTCTTGGAAATGAGTCATGTTAATTTCCAGAACATCATCCCTTAAAGCAAAAACTGCCGCTTCATTCGTTACGCTTTCTAGATGAGCTCCAGAAAAGTTATAGGTCTCTTGAGCGATTTGCTCCAGATCCACATCCGTCGCTAAAGGCTTATTCTTCGCATGAATCTTGAGAATTGCTAGGCGGCCTTCTCTATCCGGCAAATCCACTTTGACTTGCCTGTCGAAACGACCCGGACGCAAAAGGGCCGGATCCAAAGCCTCTGCTCGATTAGTAGCTGCGACAATGAGGATTTGTGGACCTTGTTCTTCACTACCCAATCCGTCCATTTCGACTAGAAGTTGATTAAGGGTTTGATCATATTCATGATGGGAGACATTGCTCCCCCGCTTCGCCCCGAGGATGTCCATCTCATCGATGAAGATGATGGCTCGATCCTTCTTCTCTTTTTTTGCTAAATCCCTAGCTTTTCGAAACAGACGTCTTACCCGCTCCGCCCCCACTCCCGCATACATCTCGACAAACTCACTACCGGATATGGCTAAAAAAATTGAATCTGTATACCGCGCAGCTGCTTTAGCTAATAAAGTTTTTCCGGTTCCAGGTGGACCGGATAAAAGAACGCCTTTGAGCGGCCTAATTCCTAATTCTTTCATGCGCTTACTATAGAGTAAGAAATCCAGAGCTTCCTTAAGCTCCTTTTTTGCCGTATTCTGCCCCCCGATGTCATTGAAATCAATGGAACTACCGGAGATTTGGATGCCTTTATCTGAACCTCCCATCATCGGGCGAGGCACAAACTTCCAGAATAGAACTCCCAATAAAATTAAAAGCCCGACGGGAAGTACATTATATCCAGCAACCCAAAGATAAACTAATAAACCGATTCCAACACCGATAAGAGCATCTTTTGCTAAGCCCATAAACTACTCCTCCTCCCCAAATTACTGATAGCTATTCAACGAAGAACTTCCTATACTTGGAAGAAATACTCCTTGCCCATGACGCTCGATAATCGAAAGGAGTTGGTCTTCCCCTTTATTCAACGTCAAATAGATAGCTTCATTATCCATCGTAAGATCCAAGACGACCCCCGCCTGATCCGCTTGAGACGATAGTGTTTCCTTCATCTGTGTGAAGTTCCCCATAACCATCCCTTCTTGAATGGCAAACTGCATCTCTTGGAATATCCTTTCCAGCTCAGGGGTGCGATGATCAACTAAGCGAATCGGATGCTTCCCTGAGATGTTGCGTAACTGTTGAGAACTGCTTTGTAAATTCGTAATCTGATCTGTATTGATCATCATTTCCGGTAATCCTTGCTGCTCTACGACCTCGGCTGAGAGCACACCAGGAATCTGCTGGCTCTTCTGAATTAACGAACCATAGAGCCATTTATTCTCATATACAAGCTTACCGCCGAGCAATAGTCCAAAAATAAGCAGACTCACTAAGCTGATCACAGTAATCCGTTGTCTAGTCATAACGCTCCTCCAATCAACTTCTTTAAATAATGGTATAACTATTCGATACAGTTTTACAAAAGCCTAAAAAGTAAATAATCACTCTATAGTTTGTACCCTTCAGTATATTCAGGAGTATAGATGAATTTACTTGTATATTATATCATGAGCTATATACGATTCTTCTTGACAAATCACACCATTAATGCAAAAACCAACAGGTTTATCCATTTTGCGGAATCCTCTGTTGGTCAAAATAATTACTCTGTTTACCTATTTACTATGCATGCTTGTTTATACCACCATCTATTTCTTTAAAAACTTTTTGGATTTTACCAAATAATCAACACCAGAAATAATCGTAAAGAAAAGGGCGAGATAGAGTAGGGGTTGTCCCAGATAAATATTTAAGAGGGATAAGGGCCAATCATGGAGGAGAAGCAAGGAAATAGCCAGAACCTGAGAAACAGTTTTAATCTTACCAAGCTTGCTGGCAGCGATCACAGTTCCATCGGCAGAAGCGATTGCTCTTAACCCAGTGACTGCAAACTCACGTGCGAGGATAATCCAGCAAACCCACGCCGGTACATCTCCTAATTCCACCAAGGCAATTAATGCCGCGGAAACCAGAAGCTTATCAGCTAAGGGGTCTAAGAATTTACCGAGCACCGTGACCTGCCCTCTTTTACGTGCAATATACCCATCTAAGCCATCCGTAGTTGCCGCCAAAATGAATATTACAGCAGCGACTAAATCCTGATAGGGAAAAATTGGTTGGCCTTTAGGAAATTGCAAGAGCAAAAAAGCCATAAAAATCGGTATTAAAATAATCCGTGCTAATGTGAGTTGATTCGGTAAATTCACTGAACAACCTCTCCCATTAAATCGTAGCTATCCGCTTCCGTTACTTTCACCTGAACAAACACGCCAATCTCGAGGGGTATTGGGGAGTGAATATAAACTAATCCATCGATTTCCGGTGCATCGCCTTCACTACGGCCAGCCCAGCGCCCATCGGAGAGTTCTTCTTCAATTAAAACTTTCAAAGTTTGGCCAACCCAACGCTGTTGCTGTTGGTAGGCAATGTCAAGCTGTAGTTTCATAAGCTCATCACGTCGTTGTGCCCGAATATCCTCAGGAATTTGGTCTTCCCGCTTGGCCGCCGGTGTGGATTCTTCTTGAGAGTACGCAAAGGCTCCTAAGCGATCAAACCGTATTCTTTGGGCAAAATCCAAGACTGCCTTAAATTCTTCATCCGTTTCTCCGGGAAAACCCGTTATCATGGTTGTCCGCAGCCGAATATCAGGCAACTCTCGCCGCAATTTAAGAATCAACTCCTCAGCTTCTTCTACCGTACCCCTCCGATTCATTTCATGCAAGACTTTATTGTGGGCATGTTGAAGAGGAAGATCGAGGTACCGGCAGACCTTCGGAGTTTCTTTCATAACTTCAATTAAATCATCCGTAAATAGCTCCGGATAACAGTACATTAAGCGTATCCATTCAATACCCTCAATCTTGGCAATCTCTTTAATTAAGGAAGGCAGTCGATACTCACCGTAGATATCCTTCCCATAGCGAGTAGTATCTTGAGCAATGAGTAAGACTTCCTTGACCCCTTCTTGAGCCATTGCCTTCACTTCATTGATGATGGATTCTTGCTTCCGACTGCGAAAATGCCCACGAACCTGAGGAATGATGCAATAAGTACAGAAGTTATCACACCCTTCAGCTACCTTAACATAGGCATATTGTTTGGGGGATAAACGAACTCTGGGCATAGCTTCATCATAAATAAATGCCGGCGCGTCGGCACTGATTTTCCGTACTTTGGTCTTTTCCGCTTCCTCGATGGTTTCGAGAATTTCCGAAATATTTCCTGTCCCCATCACACCATCAAGTTCAGGTATCTCTGCAAGCAACTCATCCCCATAGCGTTGAGCTAAGCACCCCGTAGCCATAAGAGTCTTGCATTGACCTTGCTCCTTATACTGAGCCATCTCTAAAATGGTATCAATGGATTCAGCCTTAGCACTCTCAATAAATGTACAGGTATTAATTATGATGATGTCGGCTTGCTCCGGCTCGCCGACAACTTGATATTTTTCGCCGATATGTCCGGTCATAATCTCACTATCCACTTGATTCTTGGGACATCCTAAAGTCACGATAGCAACTTTCTTATTCAAATTTTGCACCTCTGAATTAAGATTATTTCTGCGAGATTCAAAATCACCAAAACAATCTCGTATATTGTATCTAATTACTCATCTAGTATAAACTACTATTTCCCTAAGTGTCAAAACTAATTATCAGGGGGTTGGTGTCAAGTAGACGTGGGCAAAAATTCTATTCCTCGTAGTTGTGTAGATACGTAATAAAATCCCTTTATTTTCAGAATGCAGTCCAACTCTGGGGTAGACTTGACATGGGACCCCACGGCGGATGCTTCCATGGGTCAAGGCATGGGGCTCACAAGATGTATTCCTTTGGGGTAGGCCCCATCCCCCTGATTTAGGGTAGCATCAACCGCCCCCATGTCAAGTCTTGATCTGGGGTCTTTTGGTTAAACCTTACCGGTAGATCATCTCGCTAAATGTTTTGAGATTGAACATATTGCGAATGACTTTTCTTCCGTTTGTTACTGAACAGTTTGTGTAGGGCAGTTCTCCTCTATGTAGCGTGTATATTGACTTCTTAACAGCCTTCTTCAGTCCGCTTTTGCTATTCGTTATTGTTTCTACAAAGCGCTCAGCGAACCGGTCCGGGAGCTTTCCTGACACTAGGGCTGCTATCTTTTCCTTGAAGCCTTCTCCCATTTTTAAAGCGATTATTTTGGAGAGATGGGTTGCTCCTTGTTCGCTCCAGCTTTTTGCTCCTTTCATGCGGGAAGCGAAGACCCTCACTTGCCTTTCCATCGTGCCTAAATTCCTGTATTCTAAGCCCTCAGGGGCTTTGGGTAACGTAATATCTTCTCTGTCCTTATAGGGTACTATCCCGTCAATATTATTTCTTATGTAGCTTTCTAGTCTACTCAGTTTTTCTACCTCTTTAGCTACTCCGCCGCTTTCATATTTGAGCTCTTCAAGCTTCTCGAATACCTTTTCAAATTCTCCTTTCTTAAGCCATTTAAGGAGGGTTCTTCTGGCCTTTTTGTCCGATACATTTCGGGTGACTGCTTGGGCAAGATGAAAGGGGTCGAGTTGAAATTTATCCGTTTCTTGGTCATGATCTCGTCTTATCCAAGATGCTCCATCTCCATTTAGGACCCGATAAACAATTTCATCGACATTGTAATTCTGAGATAGTGTCGCATCTCTTAGTTCTTTCATCTCTTCAGCTTTCATGTAACCTGCAAAAGCCATTTTACCCACGGTTTCATACTCTTTGGATGATGGATATCTTGGCTTCCAGCCTTCATATGTGACGCTGATCTTAAGCTCTTTTCTCCCTCTGGAACTTCCCTTTTCTCTGCTCTTTCCTTGCATGGATAACCACAAGCCATCTGCTTCCTCAAAGAGAATGGGAACTTCTTTGCTCCCGCTTAATTCGTTTTTCTTAAAGGAGTCCACCCGTACCTTTTCTGCTTCAATTTGTTTTTCTCCCACGGCTTGAACGATGTTCCAAACTCCCTGGTGACTTATGGTTTGATTCGTTAAGGTTGAAACTGCTTGTGCTACCTCTCGGTAGGACATTTCACAACTGTATTCCAGGATTTTCTCTACGAGATTGGGAGACATAAATCCTATTGTTTCCATTCCCAAAGCTTCATCCAAAAGATAAACATACTCCTGACTGCCATCGTCTTTGGCTTTCCTATATATTGCTCGATCGACTGGCACTTCTCCCATCAGGGTCTTTATTGAGGTTGACTTTTTACCTCTATGCCTTAGAACTGCTTTATCCCTGCTCTCTGCAAGCTCGGCATCCATTTCTTCCAGAAAATTTTGGAGGAGCAGTTTGGCAACCTCACAACCTATTTTATAAAAATCTTTCTCAATATCCTTGAATGTTATCTTTTCTTTGGTTAAACTATTCATGTCACGCACCCCTGTATTTTGTTTGTGTGGTAACTACAAACTACAAGAAGTTCGTGATTTTGGGAAGAGTTTTTTTAGCTCTTCCCCTATTTTTTTGCTCTTTTGCCTACGATAATTTTACTCTAAGTATCAGGGGTAAACTGCTTGCCCATGACTTGAGATGAATTATTTGGCAAGACTAGTTTTAAGGCGATTGGCTAATACTTCCTTTCGCTTTCCAGGAGATTCGAGTAAAATAATGAGAGTACGACCTATGGTCTTATCGAGAATAATTAATGGCGAGGTGCTAGTATTGTTAAGCGAAGCTCTTTCTCCAGTTGATCAATGCGGGTGTGGTGATACCGGATATCTTACTTCCCGTACTCTACCTATCGCCCTCAACCTTGGTGCCGGTAAAGTCATCAATGTTCCCGTATACACCTGCTCTAGCTCGATGTGTGACGAATATACTATCCCTTCAGCTGTCGCCCCACGCCTTGATGAGATAGCCGAAGAGATGGAGGCTAAAGAACTGCTTTCCATACAATTTTCTTGGAAGCCTACCTTAGAAGATGAGGCATCCGATTACCAGGATTCTCTTGCCCAAGGATTTATATGGAGATTCCACCGCCGCTCTTATGAAGATGCCCAAGTTTTGTTAGTTATCAACGGGGACACCATCCTCCTCCAAAGCAAAATTGATCCTACGGAGTACTATACCCTCAAACGCCTTGAAGACAGCAAGGAAGGGATCCAGTTTTCCTTCTCCAAATTCTTCGAAGAGGACCAAGACTTAACCTATGAAAAGTTTATTGAGCTAGAACCCTCGTTTCAGAAGGAAATAGGGACCATAAAGATGGAAGAGCTCGAGGATATGCTGCTCGAGGAGTTCGGGGAGACCATTGATTAGCACCCACTTATCAAATCTCAAATCTAATTACTAAGGCCAGTCCCAGATTAGACAACGTTGTCCAATCTGGGACTGGCCTTAGATTTTCTATTAGGGTTGTAGCACTATTAGAATCCAGGCAAACAAGTTTCCTATGTTCTTTTGGACTTATGACCTTTTTTAGCCCTTGTGGGTGTGCCTTGCTCCACTTTCTTATTTCTTACAGGC from Desulfitobacterium dichloroeliminans LMG P-21439 encodes the following:
- a CDS encoding ISLre2 family transposase; protein product: MNSLTKEKITFKDIEKDFYKIGCEVAKLLLQNFLEEMDAELAESRDKAVLRHRGKKSTSIKTLMGEVPVDRAIYRKAKDDGSQEYVYLLDEALGMETIGFMSPNLVEKILEYSCEMSYREVAQAVSTLTNQTISHQGVWNIVQAVGEKQIEAEKVRVDSFKKNELSGSKEVPILFEEADGLWLSMQGKSREKGSSRGRKELKISVTYEGWKPRYPSSKEYETVGKMAFAGYMKAEEMKELRDATLSQNYNVDEIVYRVLNGDGASWIRRDHDQETDKFQLDPFHLAQAVTRNVSDKKARRTLLKWLKKGEFEKVFEKLEELKYESGGVAKEVEKLSRLESYIRNNIDGIVPYKDREDITLPKAPEGLEYRNLGTMERQVRVFASRMKGAKSWSEQGATHLSKIIALKMGEGFKEKIAALVSGKLPDRFAERFVETITNSKSGLKKAVKKSIYTLHRGELPYTNCSVTNGRKVIRNMFNLKTFSEMIYR
- a CDS encoding DEAD/DEAH box helicase; protein product: MSAERLQAFGEINLSKQVLQALSEMGFEEPSPIQKEAIPVAMDGVDLIGQAQTGTGKTAAFGIPICEKVNPKFQAVQALILTPTRELAVQVSEEISKIGKYRHIKPLPIYGGQSIDRQIRALRFGSQVVVGTPGRVLDHLNRGTLKLQYVKMVVLDEADEMLDMGFVEDIETILRQVPPEERQMMLFSATMPIEIKKLAQNYMHQPKSVAVSRDELTVPLIEQVFYETREKIKVDALCRIIDMEDIGQAIIFCRTKRGVDELVAALEARGYFADALHGDLSQQQRDRVMKKFRDGKVELLVATDVAARGLDIDNVTHVINFDIPQDPESYVHRIGRTGRAGRKGQAITLVSSREYRQLRLIERLIKTRIVRKELPTLADVSERQAENLKNQLVKIIQRSHLGTYRSIVGSLLEEYDSVDVAAAALKYAVEGANERSEEEEADIAFGNTGAAPGMVRLFMNIGRLQQVRPQDIVRWIADESGIPGNIIGMINIYDKFTFVEVPEQHASRVLSCMHQNMIKGRKVNVEPAKAR
- a CDS encoding competence/damage-inducible protein A, which codes for MKAEIVATGTEILLGQTLNTSAHYLTGKLSELGIEVDYHTTVGDNKERLGKVIIQGIERSDLLLITGGTGPTEDDLSKELIAQVFSLKMLLDPTSLERIQEFFVLRGTEMPETERKQAYFPEGSQVLPNHQGTAPGVILQKSNKTVILLPGPPTEMEPMFKEYVWPFLEQKAQGDMARMYVRTIKVVGLGESDLEESLQDFVGRKNPSITLLCKPTEMHIRIVVRGNATESLEVLDQAEFAIRERLGGRVFGTDEDTMLRLVSESLKKKQLTLSTAESCTGGTLGALLTEQPGSSDFYLGGVISYSNAMKENFLGVSAQTLAQFGAVSAETAREMAAGVRERTKTDLGISITGIAGPGGGSQEKPVGLVYIGLATSEGIKANKFQFHGGRNSIRQLSVQAALDWIRCYLLKSERG
- a CDS encoding AAA family ATPase, which produces MGLAKDALIGVGIGLLVYLWVAGYNVLPVGLLILLGVLFWKFVPRPMMGGSDKGIQISGSSIDFNDIGGQNTAKKELKEALDFLLYSKRMKELGIRPLKGVLLSGPPGTGKTLLAKAAARYTDSIFLAISGSEFVEMYAGVGAERVRRLFRKARDLAKKEKKDRAIIFIDEMDILGAKRGSNVSHHEYDQTLNQLLVEMDGLGSEEQGPQILIVAATNRAEALDPALLRPGRFDRQVKVDLPDREGRLAILKIHAKNKPLATDVDLEQIAQETYNFSGAHLESVTNEAAVFALRDDVLEINMTHFQEAVEKVLLGEKLDRKPTDEELQRVAVHEGGHALLAEYVRPHSVAQISIRSRGNALGYVRHYPKDDLYLYTQVMIEEQIMVALAGAIAEETVLGARSTGAAGDYQQALQMVGKMMASGMSSLGVVDVEKLGADQRQKVTCEILSQLENRTREIILGSRETLERLVAVLKRDEVLDGEKLRVLIEEEAA
- the pgsA gene encoding CDP-diacylglycerol--glycerol-3-phosphate 3-phosphatidyltransferase yields the protein MNLPNQLTLARIILIPIFMAFLLLQFPKGQPIFPYQDLVAAVIFILAATTDGLDGYIARKRGQVTVLGKFLDPLADKLLVSAALIALVELGDVPAWVCWIILAREFAVTGLRAIASADGTVIAASKLGKIKTVSQVLAISLLLLHDWPLSLLNIYLGQPLLYLALFFTIISGVDYLVKSKKFLKK
- the rimO gene encoding 30S ribosomal protein S12 methylthiotransferase RimO; the protein is MNKKVAIVTLGCPKNQVDSEIMTGHIGEKYQVVGEPEQADIIIINTCTFIESAKAESIDTILEMAQYKEQGQCKTLMATGCLAQRYGDELLAEIPELDGVMGTGNISEILETIEEAEKTKVRKISADAPAFIYDEAMPRVRLSPKQYAYVKVAEGCDNFCTYCIIPQVRGHFRSRKQESIINEVKAMAQEGVKEVLLIAQDTTRYGKDIYGEYRLPSLIKEIAKIEGIEWIRLMYCYPELFTDDLIEVMKETPKVCRYLDLPLQHAHNKVLHEMNRRGTVEEAEELILKLRRELPDIRLRTTMITGFPGETDEEFKAVLDFAQRIRFDRLGAFAYSQEESTPAAKREDQIPEDIRAQRRDELMKLQLDIAYQQQQRWVGQTLKVLIEEELSDGRWAGRSEGDAPEIDGLVYIHSPIPLEIGVFVQVKVTEADSYDLMGEVVQ